tctccaGACGGGACTGCTGGACCTGCAGATCCTGCAGAGGACCTTCCTCCTCAGCATCATCCTCTTCATTGTGGTGACATCGACCCTGCAGTCCATGATCGAGATAgctgaccccattgtgctggcacTGGGGGCTTCGCAGAACAGGTAGCACCTGGTCCCCCAGCCTCCCGTAGAGGGCAGCAGGACCCAGCCCTGTCTGATGCCCTGTAGCCTTCCCTGGTGGTGTGGCACAGCTTCTGTCCCAGCGCtccccatggctggggctcatCGCGTGGGGGTCTCCTCAGACCAGACACAGTCCTGGCCATGCCTCGGGACTGCCTGGAGCTTGATGCAGCACCTCTTCTCTCAGGGCCCACGCCAGAAAGGGTCCCGTTGACGTCTCATGCCCTTGGACAGGCGGTTGTTGAGCACAGCGACACCACTGCCTTCCCCTTCACCCCTCGCGGGGCTGCTGAGACCCTTGGCTGGGAGCCGGTGCCATGGCTCCAGGGAGAGCCCCCAGTGGCCATGGGGAGCTGATGAGATGCAGAGCAGTGAGGGCAAAACTGGCTGGGCCCACAGGCCTCCCTTAGCGCCACATGCCCAAGCGGGGACGGGCAGAGTGTTGTGCGTCTCCCTCATTCCCAGCCGGTCCTGCAGGCTCCCTAGCCCTCTCCTCTGCAGTAGGAGGGACTCTTGGGCAccacagggggctctggggaagCACCGGAGCCCTGCAGGCTGAGCTGTGGCCTGGCCAGGCCTCTGACGTCTTCCTCCTCCCAGGAGCCCTTGGAAGCACTTCCGCAGCCTCAGCCTGTGCCTCTTCCTGCTGGTTTTCCCCTGTTTCATGGCATACAAGATCGCTCGCTTCTTCCACATGGACTTCTGGCTGCTGATCCTGGTCTCCAGCTGCATGCTCACCTCTCTGCAGGTATGGCCGGGCCCCCTTCTCCCTGTACCGAACCCCAGCCGTGCGCTCCGCTCCCTGCAGGTACAGCCGGGCCCCCTTTTCCCTTACCGCCCCCTAGTTGCACGCTGCCCTCCCTGCAGGTACGGCCGGGCCCCCTTCTCCCTGTACTGACCCGCAGCCGCACGCTCCTCTCCCTGTGGGAACCGCTGAGCCCTCCTTCTCCCTGTACCGACCCCCAGCCGCACGCCCACCTCCCTGCAGGAATGGCGGGGCCTCTCTTCCCTCAATCCTGGTCCTTGgccacctgcctccctccctggggcTATAGCCAGGTCCCTCTCCAGACAATTCAAGTCCCTTGCCACGTGCTCCCCTCCCTGTGGGTATGGCTGGGTCCCCTTTCCCCCAATCTGGGTCCCCTACTGGTACAGCCAAGTCCCTTTCCCCCTGATCAGGTCCCCAGCTGCAGTCTCCCCTCCCTACGGGTACAGCTGGAGTCTGTTCCCTGCAGCATCTGTTCCTCCTGGTGACAAGCACCTGCCGCCCTCAAATCCCAGCTCCCGTGGTGCTGCCCTGGCTGGCTCGGGTCCCTCTGAACTTCCTCGCAGCCTCCTGCACTCCTGGCCGACCCACGTTTTGTGCCCTCTGCAAATGTTGTGACTTCCCGACTAGCCCCTTGACAGAGCATGACTGACTCTGTGAAACAGTGACCAcagcacagggccctgggctctcGCTGGGAACACTTCGCCACCTGAAACCTGGCCACTCAGcgtccccctgccctgggccagtCCCTGACCTGCAGCAACACCTCAGCCCCTTCACACCCACCCTGGGGTGGGACCTTGCCAAAGGACGTGTGACAGTCACCTGGGTTTCCATCATCTGCCCCCTGCAAGTGGCGTGGGGCCGATTGGCCTGGGTGCCATTGGCAACGGAGCATCTCCCTCACTCTCTGACCCTTTGTGCCAGGTGATGGGCACCCTCTTCGTCTACGCGCTCTTCATGATCGAGCTGCTCCAGGATGCGCCCCTGGAGAAGACGGACGAGATCATTTACTACGTCAACGCGGTGAGCCGGGTGCTGGAGTTTCTGGTGGCTGTCTGTGTGGTGGCCTACGGCACCTGGGAGTCCATCTTCGGCGAGTGGAGCTGGATGGGCGCCTCCGTCATCATCATCCACTCCTACTTCAACGTGTGGCTGCGGGCCCAGTCGGGCTGGAAGAGCTTCCTGCTCCGCANNNNNNNNNNNNNNNNNNNNNNNNNNNNNNNNNNNNNNNNNNNNNNNNNNNNNNNNNNNNNNNNNNNNNNNNNNNNNNNNNNNNNNNNNNNNNNNNNNNNNNNNNNNNNNNNNNNNNNNNNNNNNNNNNNNNNNNNNNNNNNNNNNNNNNNNNNNNNNNNNNNNNNNNNNNNNNNNNNNNNNNNNNNNNNNNNNNNNNNNNNNNNNNNNNNNNNNNNNNNNNNNNNNNNNNNNNNNNNNNNNNNNNNNNNNNNNNNNNNNNNNNNNNNNNNNNNNNNNNNNNNNNNNNNNNNNNNNNNNNNNNNNNNNNNNNNNNNNNNNNNNNNNNNNNNNNNNNNNNNNNNNNNNNNNNNNNNNNNNNNNNNNNNNNNNNNNNNNNNNNNNNNNNNNNNNNNNNNNNNNNNNNNNNNNNNNNNNNNNNNNNNNNNNNNNNNNNNNNNNNNNNNNNNNNNNNNNNNNNNNNNNNNNNNNNNNNNNNNNNNNNNNNNNNNNNNNNNNNNNNNNNNNNNNNNNNNNNNNNNNNNNNNNNNNNNNNNNNNNNNNNNNNNNNNNNNNNNNNNNNNNNNNNNNNNNNNNNNNNNNNNNNNNNNNNNNNNNNNNNNNNNNNNNNNNNNNNNNNNNNNNNNNNNNNNNNNNNNNNNNNNNNNNNNNNNNNNNNNNNNNNNNNNNNNNNNNNNNNNNNNNNNNNNNNNNNNNNNNNNNNNNNNNNNNNNNNNNNNNNNNNNNNNNNNNNNNNNNNNNNNNNNNNNNNNNNNNNNNNNNNNNNNNNNNNNNNNNNNNNNNNNNNNNNNNNNNNNNNNNNNNNNNNNNNNNNNNNNNNNNNNNNNNNNNNNNNNNNNNNNNNNNNNNNNNNNNNNNNNNNNNNNNNNNNNNNNNNNNNNNNNNNNNNNNNNNNNNNNNNNNNNNNNNNNNNNNNNNNNNNNNNNNNNNNNNNNNNNNNNNNNNNNNNNNNNNNNNNNNNNNNNNNNNNNNNNNNNNNNNNNNNNNNNNNNNNNNNNNNNNNNNNNNNNNNNNNNNNNNNNNNNNNNNNNNNNNNNNNNNNNNNNNNNNNNNNNNNNNNNNNNNNNNNNNNNNNNNNNNNNNNNNNNNNNNNNNNNNNNNNNNNNNNNNNNNNNNNNNNNNNNNNNNNNNNNNNNNNNNNNNNNNNNNNNNNNNNNNNNNNNNNNNNNNNNNNNNNNNNNNNNNNNNNNNNNNNNNNNNNNNNNNNNNNNNNNNNNNNNNNNNNNNNNNNNNNNNNNNNNNNNNNNNNNNNNNNNNNNNNNNNNNNNNNNNNNNNNNNNNNNNNNNNNNNNNNNNNNNNNNNNNNNNNNNNNNNNNNNNNNNNNNNNNNNNNNNNNNNNNNNNNNNNNNNNNNNNNNNNNNNNNNNNNNNNNNNNNNNNNNNNNNNNNNNNNNNNNNNNNNNNNNNNNNNNNNNNNNNNNNNNNNNNNNNNNNNNNNNNNNNNNNNNNNNNNNNNNNNNNNNNNNNNNNNNNNNNNNNNNNNNNNNNNNNNNNNNNNNNNNNNNNNNNNNNNNNNNNNNNNNNNNNNNNNNNNNNNNNNNNNNNNNNNNNNNNNNNNNNNNNNNNNNNNNNNNNNNNNNNNNNNNNNNNNNNNNNNNNNNNNNNNNNNNNNNNNNNNNNNNNNNNNNNNNNNNNNNNNNNNNNNNNNNNNNNNNNNNNNNNAATGCAGCACCgactgcctgagtctgcagacagcctggaatAGGAGCTTGCTGATCTGTGTGAGACCCATGACTTGTGCAGTACAAAGGATGTCCGTGGGGTGGCCTCTGGTGACAGCCCAGGCGGCAGGTGCCTCCGgcacagctgcccagcaggatGGGTGACTCACATCTCCTGATGATTCTAGAGGCCCTGAATGCGAGGACCAGTGGGCAGACAAGAGAGTGCTGGTGATGGGGCATTTTCTGGCCTCATCTTGGGTGCCAGCCATGCTGGAGAGGCTGGTGTGAGGGTTGGCAGCACCCCTGTCACGGACttacagatcgtgcccacacttgcCTGTGCGTCCgtgggggtgcccctttcagtgagacaccccttctcgggggtccactctctctcggggtcaggcccctccacctcctggagccgcacctctctgagcctagcacgtctgtctctgccgtgggccccctcggGAGTCCATGCACTCTGggccccctgggcctcttcaccccaaGGGCTGATGGcagccctgttctctagaccaggtgactctcagccagcatcaaacaggagggtttattgagagttgaacacagcacaggaaactctcagggcctcaggtcggcctctcacaataacagcacatccagTCCTCCTGCATCCAGttggctctgcctgcttccccgcCAACACGACCCCCCCCgctcccagctgggtctctgatatccccggcctcgagccccgcctcagtccattgtcttctctccaggtaaacagggttgtAAACAGGAAGacctgagtcccctttcctcgcagctctcctctggctggaaccggctggtcaggtcacggggtcctctctctgcagcccattgtcctcccactggccagaaccggttgtgtctcctgggctggggtccgagtccctctcctgtcctctgtaaacaacaaactccctctcccctcacctcggtaaaccagtaacacccaggtacattgagtcccaccccctgtgcatgcaaaccctggaaaagacagaaaacccccacttcgtcacaaccCCTATAACACCCCCTTGCACTTGATGGCACCAGGGAGCCTGGGAAGGCTTCTTGAACCAAGCTCTGCCTGAGGTAACTGGAGACTGGATCTTCGTACTCCCATCCTGTTCCAGCTGGAACAGCGGTGTCTGTCCCAGCTCCCCACTAACCCTTCTTCCTCTGCCGGGCAGGAGATGACCATGGCCGTGATCACCGACTGCGGCCACTTCTTCCACACGGGCTGCCTCCGCAAGTGGCTGTACGTGCAGGACACCTGCCCCATGTGCCACCAGCCAGTGAAGCCTTCGGCCACCGAGGGGCTGCAGCCAAATGGGGGAGAGCGGGCGGAGCCAGAGCCCGAGCCTGTCCCAGAGGAGGGGCCACCTGAGGATGCAGATGCTGAGGCTGCGGGAAGGACAAGGACGCTGggccccagcagggctggtgagagcggggagcccagctggcaggagcaggagAACCCAGCACTGGCAGAACCCAGCAGGGCCGCTgagggcagggagcccagctggcaggagcaggagAACCCAGCActggcagagcccagcagggCCGCTGAGGGCGGGGAGCCCAGCTGGCAAGAGCAGGAGAACCCAGCACTGGCAGCGCCCAGGAGGGCCGGGCTGCTCCCAGAAGCTGTGCACAGCAGAGAGGACGAGCCCATGgacccagctgggagcaggactcccCCGCCAGTGTCTCGGGGCTGCACTCCATAGCTGTGTGCCAATCTGgggctcacagccctgctgggaACCCTGCCCCTTCTGGAACGAGGAGCAGGCTCCTTGGGGAGCCCCAGCCCGGCACCCAGGTGGAAGCACAGAGTGGAGCGGAGAAcatggagtggggcaggagctggggccagCACGGGCTCTGACAGCAGCCACTGTCTCTGTTAGTGTTCAGCCTGCAgcaccagccccccacccctagAGCCTGGGCTGGGGCATCCCTGCAACCCGAGTGCTCAGCAAGTCGGTGCCAGCAGAGGCGGCGTGACAGTCGCTGCCAGGCTGGGAAGTGTAACTGCCCGTGCGCTGCCCTGGAACACATCCACTTAGCCCCACGGGAcaggcctgagtctgcagacttGCTTCAGCTCCGGAGTCCCCAGTGCAGTGCCCACCCCATACGCAGcgctggggaagaggcagcagggcccagcacagccctgctccGGCTGCAGGGAAACAACCGGGAGGCACTTCCCTGGCTCGTGCTCCATTACAAACGGGCACCACCGGGCTGGGCTGCCCACAGTTACAGAAAGGGGGTGTTGCCGCTGGGTCCCTAATCACTTGGCAGCTGCTGCTAAGCTGGGTGCCAGATCTGTGTGGGCTCTGCCCCAGCACAGGGGCTCTCAGCCAGAAGGCAGCCAGGTGCACccgcccttcccttccccctgccgaAGTGGGAGAGGCCGAGATGCACTGGCCTGATGGCTCTGGGGTGAGTGGGGCGTCCTGCAACTGCTTGGGACCATGTGCAGGAATGGGGAAGGAACCCATCTGGGCGGGCCCTGTGCTCTCCAGGCCGGGCCCGTCTGCTTGGGCAGGGGCGGAGGTAGCCTGCTGCACCACTGGTATTACAAGGCTCCTGGGGGAACCTCAGCAAATCCCAGGACTGGACCCTGGGCAGGGCAAAGTGCCCATTCCCTCTGCTGGTTCAGCCTGCAGCATCCCCTGCAGAGCCTCTCCCTGTACCAGGCCAGTTCTGCCCTGAGAGGAGTTCGCCCTGGCAGGGGCGCGCAGGCTGCCACTGTGACACAAGGATGCGCAGCTATGCACTAACAGCAGCCAtgtctcaccccagaggtggctgcatacCAGTGGTAGGCAAAGCAAGGACAGACCGGGAAGTCTCCCCTCATTCTGTACTCTGCCCTCTGGGAAGTATTGACCACAGGTCAATGCCCCTTTCCCGTGCAAGGCCCCAGGGGAATGTGACAAAACGTGAATAGAAAcccccttttgtttttaaagcctcAGGGATTAGTAATTCCAAGGAAGCTGTGGCTTCCCGGAGATGGACGGGCCTTCGTACAGCTAGGCTGGGCATGTCTGCGCAGCATGTCGGATCCGTTTGGAGCGAGGGGTTCGATCACCGtctgctctctcttctctttggAAGGGACCCATCCAGCCTTATTCATGGTACCTTTGGGCAATCAAAGCGCCTGGAATTTGCAGATTCCCATTAAAT
This DNA window, taken from Chelonoidis abingdonii isolate Lonesome George unplaced genomic scaffold, CheloAbing_2.0 scaffold0969, whole genome shotgun sequence, encodes the following:
- the LOC116835547 gene encoding RING finger protein 145-like, whose protein sequence is MIEIADPIVLALGASQNRSPWKHFRSLSLCLFLLVFPCFMAYKIARFFHMDFWLLILVSSCMLTSLQVMGTLFVYALFMIELLQDAPLEKTDEIIYYVNAVSRVLEFLVAVCVVAYGTWESIFGEWSWMGASVIIIHSYFNVWLRAQSGWKSFLLRNWRLDLRTPILFQLEQRCLSQLPTNPSSSAGQEMTMAVITDCGHFFHTGCLRKWLYVQDTCPMCHQPVKPSATEGLQPNGGERAEPEPEPVPEEGPPEDADAEAAGRTRTLGPSRAGESGEPSWQEQENPALAEPSRAAEGREPSWQEQENPALAEPSRAAEGGEPSWQEQENPALAAPRRAGLLPEAVHSREDEPMDPAGSRTPPPVSRGCTP